One genomic segment of Deinococcus sp. HSC-46F16 includes these proteins:
- a CDS encoding MarR family winged helix-turn-helix transcriptional regulator, which yields MPTRYAGTPQDRAALDAYIKLWRAAHAVETTAHRHLAEHGLTVSQFGVLEALYHLGPLSQRQLAEKILRSSGNLTLVIDNLERDGLVRRERDAHDRRVTNVFLTEPGEALITRVLPDHVRGIREVFAGLTPDELGQLAALSRKLGRSLMGEAADLTPTARR from the coding sequence ATGCCCACCCGTTATGCCGGAACCCCCCAAGACCGCGCCGCGCTCGACGCCTACATCAAGCTGTGGCGGGCCGCGCACGCGGTCGAGACGACGGCGCACCGGCACCTCGCGGAGCACGGCCTGACGGTGAGCCAGTTCGGGGTCCTCGAAGCCCTGTACCACCTCGGGCCGCTCAGCCAGCGCCAGCTCGCGGAGAAGATTCTGCGCTCCAGCGGCAACCTCACGCTGGTCATCGACAACCTCGAGCGCGACGGCCTGGTGCGCCGCGAGCGCGACGCCCACGACCGCCGGGTCACCAACGTCTTTCTGACCGAGCCGGGCGAGGCCCTGATCACGCGGGTGCTGCCGGACCATGTGCGCGGCATCCGTGAGGTCTTCGCCGGACTCACCCCCGACGAACTCGGGCAACTTGCGGCCCTCTCCCGCAAGCTGGGGCGCTCGCTGATGGGCGAGGCGGCCGACCTGACGCCGACGGCCCGGCGCTGA
- a CDS encoding aminopeptidase: MTKPATSPALEQARAAYDAFRARGLKLNMQRGQPSDADFDLSNGLLTALGENDVQMDGLDLRNYPGGVTGLPSARALFAGYLDLKAENLVVWNNSSLELQGLVLTFALLHGLRGSGGGWIHGRPKMIVTVPGYDRHFQLLETLGFEMLTVDMQPDGPDVEAIERLAAGDPSVKGVLFVPTYSNPGGESISAEKARRLMGVRAAAPDFTVFADDAYRAHHLSDTERDEPVNLVTLARDAGHPDRAFVFASTSKITFASAGLGFVGTSEDNVKWLSGYLNAQSIGPNKVEQARHVKFLEGYPGGLEGLMQAHAHLIAPKFHAVDEVLRAELGTEGEYATWRVPRGGYFISLDTAEPVAARVVELADAAGVSLTPAGATYPGGQDPTGRNLRLAPTRPPLEEVRAAMQGLAACIRLATEEVRAGRG; this comes from the coding sequence ATGACCAAGCCAGCCACCTCCCCGGCATTGGAACAGGCCCGCGCCGCCTACGACGCCTTCCGGGCCAGGGGCCTGAAGCTCAACATGCAGCGCGGCCAGCCCTCTGACGCCGACTTCGACCTCTCCAACGGGCTGCTCACGGCCCTGGGCGAGAACGACGTGCAGATGGACGGCCTCGACCTGCGGAATTACCCCGGCGGGGTCACGGGCCTGCCCTCGGCGCGGGCGCTGTTTGCCGGGTACCTCGACCTCAAGGCCGAGAATCTGGTCGTGTGGAACAACTCCAGCCTGGAACTCCAGGGGCTGGTGCTGACCTTCGCGCTGCTGCATGGGCTGCGCGGCTCCGGGGGCGGCTGGATTCACGGGCGGCCCAAGATGATCGTGACCGTGCCCGGCTACGACCGCCACTTCCAGCTCCTCGAAACGCTGGGCTTCGAGATGCTGACGGTGGACATGCAGCCCGACGGCCCCGACGTGGAGGCCATCGAGCGGCTGGCGGCGGGGGACCCCTCGGTCAAGGGCGTGCTGTTCGTGCCGACCTATTCCAACCCCGGCGGCGAGAGCATCAGCGCCGAGAAGGCGCGGCGGCTGATGGGCGTGCGGGCGGCGGCCCCCGACTTCACGGTCTTCGCGGACGACGCCTACCGGGCGCACCACCTGTCGGACACCGAGCGCGACGAGCCGGTCAATCTGGTCACGCTGGCCCGCGACGCCGGGCACCCCGACCGCGCCTTCGTCTTCGCCTCCACGTCCAAGATCACCTTTGCGAGCGCGGGCCTGGGCTTCGTGGGCACCAGCGAGGACAACGTGAAGTGGCTGTCAGGGTACCTCAACGCCCAGAGCATCGGCCCCAACAAGGTCGAGCAGGCACGGCACGTCAAGTTTCTGGAGGGCTACCCCGGCGGGCTGGAAGGGCTGATGCAGGCGCACGCCCACTTGATCGCCCCCAAGTTCCACGCGGTGGACGAGGTGCTGCGGGCCGAGCTGGGCACGGAGGGCGAGTACGCGACGTGGCGGGTGCCGCGCGGCGGGTACTTCATCAGCCTGGATACGGCCGAGCCTGTCGCGGCGCGGGTGGTCGAACTGGCGGACGCGGCCGGGGTCAGCCTCACGCCCGCCGGGGCGACCTATCCGGGCGGGCAGGACCCCACCGGGCGCAACCTGCGCCTCGCGCCGACGCGCCCCCCGCTGGAGGAGGTCCGCGCAGCGATGCAGGGCCTCGCGGCGTGCATCCGGCTGGCGACGGAGGAAGTGCGGGCGGGGCGGGGCTGA
- a CDS encoding NYN domain-containing protein, with translation MQYVVSRPRVGVFIDTQNLYHSARDLLERTVNFETILREAVAGRELVHAISYTVEREGEATARPFIYKLSALGYKVRRMNLTLHHVAQDGRAIYEGNWDMGIVADMVRLMDHLDVVVLGSGDGDFTDIVEVLQERGKRVEVIAFREHTAQRLIDAADRFTHLPDLDGALMPARQKNGAKASSDEA, from the coding sequence ATGCAGTACGTCGTATCCCGCCCCCGCGTGGGCGTTTTTATCGATACCCAGAATCTCTACCACTCGGCCCGCGACCTGCTGGAGCGCACGGTCAACTTCGAGACGATCCTGCGCGAGGCGGTCGCCGGGCGCGAACTCGTCCACGCGATCTCGTACACGGTCGAGCGCGAGGGCGAGGCGACCGCTCGGCCCTTCATCTACAAGCTCTCGGCGTTGGGGTACAAGGTCCGGCGCATGAACCTGACCCTGCACCACGTCGCGCAGGATGGCCGCGCGATCTACGAGGGCAACTGGGACATGGGCATCGTGGCCGACATGGTGCGGCTGATGGACCACCTCGACGTGGTGGTGCTGGGCAGCGGCGACGGAGACTTCACCGACATCGTGGAGGTCTTGCAGGAGCGCGGCAAGCGGGTCGAGGTGATCGCCTTCCGCGAGCACACCGCGCAGCGGCTGATCGACGCGGCCGACCGCTTCACCCACCTGCCCGACCTCGACGGGGCGCTGATGCCCGCCCGCCAGAAGAATGGAGCCAAAGCCAGCAGTGACGAGGCCTGA
- the queA gene encoding tRNA preQ1(34) S-adenosylmethionine ribosyltransferase-isomerase QueA, producing the protein MRPDPDAVLARLHFELPESRIAQTGAEPRDASRLMMVGERIGHHIFREMPDLLRPGDLLVFNESRVIPARVMARKPVVNGMGGGQIEVLLLREEEANVWSAYLKPAKRAGNELWLGEHRAKVVGVLEDGARLLRFEYDIKPHLDEIGRLPLPPYIAAGDSDETWRERYQTVYAREPGSVAAPTAGLHFTPELLDRLEARGIERVAVTLHVGAGTFKPITGPVSDHVMHAERYTIGQATADAINRAKAEGRRVAAVGTTTVRALESSAQEDGTVRPGEGDTRIFITPGTRVRVPDLLVTNLHLPGSTLLLLVAAFAGEERIRAAYDAALAEGYRFYSLGDAMLLENQG; encoded by the coding sequence GTGCGGCCTGATCCCGACGCCGTCCTCGCCCGGCTGCACTTCGAGCTGCCCGAGTCACGCATCGCCCAGACCGGGGCCGAACCGCGCGACGCCTCGCGGCTGATGATGGTCGGGGAGAGAATCGGGCACCACATCTTCCGCGAAATGCCCGACCTCCTGCGGCCCGGCGACCTCCTCGTCTTCAACGAAAGCCGGGTGATTCCGGCCCGCGTGATGGCTCGCAAACCCGTTGTGAATGGGATGGGTGGCGGCCAGATCGAGGTGCTGTTGCTGCGTGAGGAAGAGGCGAACGTCTGGTCCGCTTACCTCAAGCCTGCGAAACGTGCCGGGAACGAACTCTGGCTGGGCGAGCACCGAGCCAAGGTCGTCGGCGTGCTGGAGGACGGCGCCCGGCTGCTGCGGTTCGAGTACGACATCAAGCCGCATCTGGATGAGATCGGGCGGCTGCCGCTCCCGCCCTACATCGCGGCGGGCGACTCGGACGAGACGTGGCGCGAGCGGTATCAGACGGTCTATGCCCGCGAGCCGGGCAGCGTGGCGGCGCCCACAGCGGGCCTGCACTTCACGCCGGAGTTGCTGGATCGGCTGGAGGCGCGGGGCATCGAGCGCGTGGCCGTGACGCTGCATGTCGGGGCGGGCACCTTCAAGCCCATCACCGGGCCGGTTTCGGACCACGTCATGCACGCCGAGCGCTACACCATCGGGCAGGCGACGGCGGACGCCATCAACCGGGCGAAGGCCGAGGGCCGCCGCGTGGCCGCGGTGGGCACCACCACCGTTCGCGCCCTGGAGAGCAGCGCCCAGGAGGACGGCACCGTGCGCCCCGGCGAGGGCGACACCCGCATCTTCATCACGCCGGGGACGCGGGTGCGGGTGCCCGACCTGCTGGTCACCAACCTGCACCTGCCCGGCTCGACGCTGCTGCTGCTGGTCGCCGCTTTTGCCGGAGAGGAGCGCATTCGGGCCGCCTATGACGCGGCGCTCGCGGAGGGTTACCGTTTCTACTCGCTGGGGGACGCGATGCTGCTGGAGAACCAGGGCTAA
- a CDS encoding GNAT family N-acetyltransferase: MERAAPPARLSFQPADAEGFAAAVNAATPDAPISAADLRRLDAARVPGEHHTRRLAWEGGEVVGALESELPRMDSFVGWLQLVVHTLRPDDAVREALWAEAVATVTAAGAQTAVTRVKEGSPDLPFLLARGWQEHDRMWPSTLDLRALDFAAFADEEARVRVAGFRLLPLTDLGPWDEAQQRRYYDLTIALLMDVPSARRIEPWPFEVWQRRFGNGIEREGLFVAVTPNGEWVGTSQLAQPLPARPGTLHNGLTGVLPAWRGHGLGLALKLAAARAALARDYTHSRTSNHPGNRPMLAINGRLGFVREAATVTLIRSLEAVS; the protein is encoded by the coding sequence ATGGAACGCGCCGCCCCGCCCGCCCGACTCTCCTTTCAACCTGCCGACGCGGAGGGCTTTGCCGCCGCCGTGAACGCCGCGACCCCCGACGCGCCGATCTCCGCCGCCGACCTGCGCCGCCTCGACGCGGCCCGTGTCCCCGGCGAGCACCACACCCGGCGCCTGGCTTGGGAGGGCGGGGAGGTCGTAGGTGCCCTGGAAAGTGAGCTGCCCCGCATGGACAGTTTCGTGGGCTGGCTGCAACTCGTCGTCCACACCCTGCGCCCCGACGACGCGGTGCGGGAAGCGCTGTGGGCCGAGGCGGTGGCGACCGTCACGGCGGCGGGAGCCCAGACCGCCGTGACCCGCGTGAAGGAGGGCAGCCCCGACCTTCCCTTCCTGCTCGCGCGGGGCTGGCAGGAACACGACCGGATGTGGCCCAGTACCCTCGACCTGCGGGCGCTGGACTTTGCCGCCTTTGCCGACGAGGAGGCGCGGGTCCGGGTGGCCGGGTTCCGCCTCCTCCCCCTGACCGACCTCGGCCCCTGGGATGAGGCGCAGCAGCGGCGCTACTACGACCTCACCATTGCCCTGCTGATGGATGTGCCCAGCGCCCGGCGCATTGAACCGTGGCCCTTCGAGGTGTGGCAGCGACGCTTCGGGAATGGCATTGAGCGCGAGGGGCTGTTCGTGGCCGTCACCCCAAATGGCGAGTGGGTGGGCACCAGCCAACTGGCCCAACCTCTCCCGGCCCGGCCCGGCACCCTGCACAACGGCCTGACCGGAGTGCTTCCTGCGTGGCGCGGGCATGGGCTGGGACTGGCCCTCAAGCTCGCGGCGGCGCGGGCGGCCCTCGCACGGGACTACACCCACTCGCGCACGAGCAACCACCCCGGCAACCGCCCCATGCTCGCCATCAACGGGCGGCTGGGCTTCGTGCGGGAGGCGGCGACGGTGACGCTGATTCGGAGCCTGGAGGCGGTCAGTTAG